One uncultured Caproiciproducens sp. DNA segment encodes these proteins:
- a CDS encoding FAD-binding protein, producing the protein MDNQICSLTGRIVIPADSFYNEARQDYNRAIQQYPLIIDYCRNKWDVVNAVIWSRKFHVPLRIRNGGHNYEGYSNGNCTLIIDVSEMTRLNIEKSGNLLYVQGGVTNRLVYEFLSSKGYPFPGGTCPTVGVGGYAMGGGWGLSCRYLGLGCDSLEEIEIVNYEGDIMKASRSCNEDLFWACRGAGGGNFGVVVSMKFRLPPKADKVTLIEIDYLHVTSKEQEVFLKTWQKWLRNADPRITLISRIYNSVNDGLAMLARGIFYGEPDEAEQIVKPFLELAGAEYSLDYVTFLEAVTIIGSNYPPFEKFQSASRFVLKDFSDFEISELVRLIRKRPVGSVFAGLSMYALGGRVREIGTDKTAFFYRNAHFIIWLETTWEKNRYAEENTSWINDRFPTLSAATTGSYVNFPYYDLPYYLEEYYGSHVGRLEKIKEKYDPLNIFTFPQGIRRGFQLPIPAIAENNKGEASVK; encoded by the coding sequence TTGGATAATCAAATCTGCAGCCTTACCGGCCGTATTGTCATACCGGCTGATTCTTTCTATAACGAAGCGAGACAAGACTACAACCGCGCCATTCAGCAGTATCCTCTAATAATTGACTATTGCAGGAATAAATGGGATGTCGTTAACGCCGTGATATGGTCGAGAAAGTTCCATGTGCCGCTAAGAATCCGCAATGGCGGCCACAATTATGAAGGCTACTCGAACGGCAACTGTACCTTAATAATTGACGTAAGTGAAATGACTCGTCTTAATATTGAAAAAAGCGGAAACCTATTGTATGTTCAAGGCGGCGTAACGAATAGGTTAGTATATGAATTTCTGTCCTCAAAAGGATATCCTTTTCCCGGGGGCACCTGTCCGACTGTTGGGGTAGGCGGATACGCCATGGGAGGCGGATGGGGACTTTCATGCCGTTACCTGGGACTCGGGTGTGACAGCCTCGAGGAGATTGAGATTGTAAACTACGAGGGCGACATTATGAAAGCAAGCCGAAGCTGCAATGAGGATCTCTTCTGGGCATGCCGAGGCGCGGGAGGTGGAAATTTCGGTGTCGTCGTATCGATGAAATTCAGGCTTCCGCCGAAGGCAGACAAAGTCACCCTAATCGAAATTGATTACCTCCATGTGACTTCAAAAGAGCAGGAGGTATTTCTTAAAACCTGGCAGAAATGGCTGAGAAATGCCGACCCCAGAATTACGCTGATTTCAAGAATCTACAACTCCGTCAATGACGGCCTAGCGATGCTTGCAAGGGGCATTTTTTACGGCGAACCGGACGAGGCGGAGCAAATTGTAAAACCATTCCTTGAGCTTGCCGGAGCGGAGTATAGTCTTGACTATGTAACATTTCTCGAAGCGGTTACAATAATTGGGAGCAATTATCCACCCTTTGAAAAGTTCCAGTCTGCTAGTCGTTTTGTTCTGAAAGATTTCAGCGATTTTGAAATTTCAGAGCTTGTCAGACTGATTCGTAAACGTCCGGTGGGTTCTGTTTTTGCTGGGTTATCCATGTATGCGCTAGGTGGCAGAGTTCGTGAAATCGGAACGGATAAGACGGCATTCTTTTATCGGAATGCGCACTTTATCATTTGGCTGGAAACCACTTGGGAGAAGAACAGGTACGCGGAGGAAAACACGAGTTGGATAAATGACCGTTTTCCAACCCTTTCGGCCGCAACGACAGGCTCCTATGTTAATTTCCCATATTATGATTTACCCTATTACTTGGAAGAGTATTATGGTTCGCATGTAGGCAGACTGGAAAAAATCAAAGAGAAGTACGACCCGCTTAATATTTTCACATTCCCACAGGGTATCCGTAGAGGGTTCCAGCTGCCGATACCAGCGATTGCTGAAAATAATAAGGGTGAAGCGTCAGTAAAATGA
- a CDS encoding GNAT family N-acetyltransferase translates to MNLIKASSDDFYIVKTILQATINAVYPNYYPVGVVNFFLSHHSDEHIQKDIEKQNVFILKAGGENVGTGSVDENQINRVFVLPQFQGNGYGTYIMDKLEDLVAKKYPCSILDSSFPAYSMYLQRGYFPTKYNKVPTPNGNILCYYEMEKQLSSCKFS, encoded by the coding sequence TTGAATTTAATAAAAGCTTCATCTGACGATTTTTATATTGTAAAGACGATTTTGCAGGCCACAATCAATGCAGTATATCCCAATTATTACCCTGTCGGAGTGGTAAATTTCTTTCTTAGCCACCATTCTGATGAGCATATACAAAAAGATATTGAAAAACAAAATGTGTTTATACTGAAAGCCGGCGGCGAAAATGTAGGCACAGGCAGTGTGGATGAGAATCAAATAAACCGTGTGTTTGTACTACCTCAATTTCAAGGAAATGGTTATGGTACATATATTATGGATAAGCTAGAAGATCTGGTTGCTAAAAAGTATCCCTGTTCTATTTTGGATTCTTCCTTCCCTGCTTACAGCATGTATTTACAAAGAGGTTATTTCCCAACCAAATATAATAAAGTCCCCACCCCAAATGGCAATATTCTATGTTATTATGAAATGGAAAAGCAACTGAGTTCATGTAAGTTTTCATAA
- a CDS encoding leucine-rich repeat domain-containing protein, which produces MKTCKCKILSLISLFTILFGMVQIGSAAPVAASTDFMITNGVLTKYYGSKNCVTIPSTVKSIGEEAFNECTDMIEIIIPNSVTAIGRYAFEQCSGLKKVTIPNSVTSIGNYAFDQCTSLKSVTLSNNLKSIGIKTFNGCTSLTKITIPDNVTSIEKYAFEECTSLKSATISSSVKSIGLDAFDGCDDLTISGYQNTPIQTYAKKNGISFKSIGVGSLTLDTKNYTIAPKSSYTIGAKLVGTGLTLKVNSSKSTIAKVVKVNSKEYKVTGLKVGTTYINFNVYDKSGKQLAHASVKIVVKRGVTSKGSSATQVAKF; this is translated from the coding sequence ATGAAAACCTGCAAATGTAAAATTCTTTCTCTTATCTCGCTTTTTACGATTCTATTCGGCATGGTGCAAATTGGCAGTGCAGCCCCTGTGGCGGCAAGTACGGACTTTATGATAACGAACGGCGTGTTAACAAAGTACTACGGATCGAAAAACTGTGTGACTATTCCTAGTACTGTAAAATCGATTGGTGAAGAAGCGTTTAATGAATGCACGGATATGATCGAAATCATAATTCCTAACAGTGTAACGGCTATTGGAAGATATGCATTTGAACAGTGCTCAGGTCTGAAAAAAGTAACTATTCCAAACAGTGTAACTTCCATTGGAAACTATGCGTTCGATCAATGTACAAGTTTAAAAAGTGTTACCCTTTCAAACAATTTAAAATCGATTGGCATTAAAACATTTAACGGGTGTACAAGCTTAACTAAAATTACGATTCCGGACAATGTAACCTCAATAGAAAAATATGCGTTTGAAGAGTGCACAAGTTTGAAAAGTGCTACGATTTCAAGCAGCGTAAAATCCATTGGACTTGATGCATTTGATGGCTGCGATGACCTTACCATCAGCGGTTATCAAAATACTCCAATACAAACTTATGCCAAGAAAAACGGTATTTCCTTTAAATCCATTGGTGTGGGTTCCCTGACGCTGGATACCAAAAATTACACAATTGCACCCAAATCCAGTTACACGATTGGTGCCAAATTAGTTGGAACAGGCCTAACTCTCAAAGTCAATTCTTCAAAAAGCACTATTGCTAAGGTTGTAAAGGTGAACAGTAAAGAGTATAAAGTAACGGGTTTAAAGGTTGGAACAACATACATCAATTTTAATGTATATGACAAAAGCGGCAAGCAGCTTGCCCATGCTTCCGTTAAAATAGTAGTAAAAAGGGGCGTGACTTCAAAAGGAAGTTCCGCAACGCAAGTTGCTAAGTTCTGA
- a CDS encoding Rrf2 family transcriptional regulator — protein sequence MEGTNLLITRETDYALRILRALSGAEQLTAADICQRELLPQQFVYKILKKLGRAGLVQVTRGTDGGCRLIADLQKVSLYDLTEIMGAENLISACMQPAFQCAWQQKRGSICTAHKQLMQIQGVLDAELRARSLHQMLFEVE from the coding sequence GTGGAGGGAACAAATCTGCTTATTACACGGGAAACAGATTATGCACTGCGAATACTGCGCGCACTATCGGGCGCAGAACAGCTTACGGCGGCGGATATCTGCCAACGGGAATTGCTTCCGCAGCAATTTGTATACAAGATTCTCAAGAAACTGGGGCGGGCCGGGCTTGTGCAAGTTACCCGGGGTACGGACGGGGGCTGCCGGTTGATCGCAGATCTTCAAAAAGTGAGCCTGTACGATTTGACGGAAATTATGGGAGCTGAGAATCTGATAAGCGCCTGCATGCAGCCTGCTTTTCAATGTGCGTGGCAGCAGAAACGCGGCTCGATTTGCACGGCACATAAACAGCTGATGCAGATTCAAGGAGTGCTGGATGCAGAACTCCGTGCGCGCAGTTTACACCAAATGTTGTTTGAGGTCGAATGA
- a CDS encoding acyl-CoA dehydrogenase family protein has translation MFFKTTEDHEALRAKIREFAETEVKPLAFLLDKESEFPTDAIEKLSKLGMMGIPYPKEYGGMGLDIISYAIAVEELSRVDGGTGVILSAHTSLGSWPIFAYGTEEQKQKYLVPLAKGEKLGAFGLTETNAGSDAGGTETTAVLDGDFYILNGGKIFITNADIADTYIVFAVTIPDIGTRGISAFIVEKGWEGFTFGDHYDKMGIRSSSTAELIFNEVKVPKENLLGEEGQGFKIAMSTLDGGRIGIASQALGIAQGAYENALEYSKERIQFGRPICQQQIIAFKLADMATKLRAARLLVYSAAELKEHHEPYGMESAMAKQYASDICLEVVNNALQIFGGNGYLKGMEVERAYRDAKICTIYEGTNEIQNIVIASHIIGKMPKNDIPAGAQHGPVTGVRKKMVLKEGNAAERVTALVEALKADGYDFTVGIDIDTPITKAERVVSAGKGIGEKENMELVKALAVQAGAALGSSRPVAETLKYVPLNRYVGMSGQKFSGNLYIACGISGAGQHLKGIKDATTIVAINNNPNAPIFKNCDYGIVGDVLEVLPLLTAELDNGESKKPAPPMKKMKRAVPKKVIPTWKTYVCNGCGYEYDPAVGDPDSDIHPGTLFDALPEEWICPECGEEKDQFIEV, from the coding sequence ATGTTTTTCAAAACAACAGAAGATCATGAAGCTCTGCGTGCAAAGATTCGGGAATTCGCGGAAACGGAAGTCAAACCCTTGGCATTTCTGCTGGATAAAGAAAGTGAATTTCCCACAGACGCCATCGAGAAACTGAGCAAGCTGGGGATGATGGGAATCCCCTACCCAAAAGAGTACGGCGGCATGGGCTTGGATATCATCAGCTATGCTATCGCCGTTGAGGAACTCTCGCGGGTGGACGGTGGTACCGGCGTGATTCTTTCCGCGCATACTTCACTGGGCTCATGGCCTATTTTCGCCTACGGCACCGAGGAACAAAAGCAGAAATATCTGGTTCCGCTGGCCAAGGGCGAGAAGCTGGGTGCCTTCGGTTTGACCGAGACAAACGCGGGAAGCGACGCGGGCGGCACGGAAACCACCGCTGTCCTTGACGGAGACTTTTACATTTTAAACGGTGGTAAGATTTTTATCACCAACGCTGATATAGCCGATACCTATATAGTCTTTGCCGTCACCATTCCGGATATCGGTACCCGAGGCATCAGTGCCTTCATTGTGGAAAAAGGCTGGGAAGGCTTCACCTTCGGCGACCACTACGACAAGATGGGTATTCGCTCCTCTTCCACTGCGGAACTGATTTTCAACGAGGTGAAAGTTCCCAAAGAAAACTTGCTGGGGGAGGAGGGTCAAGGCTTTAAGATCGCCATGTCCACCCTGGACGGGGGCCGCATCGGCATCGCCTCACAGGCACTGGGTATCGCCCAAGGCGCCTATGAAAACGCACTGGAGTATTCAAAGGAACGCATTCAGTTTGGAAGACCCATCTGTCAGCAACAGATCATCGCTTTCAAGCTGGCAGACATGGCCACGAAACTCCGTGCCGCCCGGCTGCTGGTATACAGCGCCGCCGAACTCAAGGAGCACCACGAACCCTACGGCATGGAGTCGGCCATGGCCAAACAGTACGCCTCCGATATCTGTCTTGAGGTTGTCAACAATGCCTTGCAGATTTTCGGCGGCAACGGTTACCTGAAGGGCATGGAAGTGGAACGTGCCTACCGCGACGCCAAGATCTGCACCATCTATGAGGGCACTAACGAGATCCAGAATATTGTCATCGCCTCCCACATCATCGGCAAGATGCCAAAGAACGACATTCCTGCCGGAGCTCAGCATGGGCCGGTCACCGGAGTGCGCAAGAAGATGGTTCTCAAAGAGGGTAACGCCGCGGAGCGGGTGACTGCTTTGGTGGAGGCTCTTAAGGCGGATGGTTATGACTTTACCGTGGGTATTGACATAGACACCCCCATTACCAAGGCCGAACGGGTAGTCAGCGCCGGTAAGGGGATCGGCGAAAAAGAAAATATGGAATTGGTGAAGGCCCTTGCCGTTCAGGCTGGGGCTGCCCTCGGCTCCTCCCGTCCGGTGGCTGAAACGCTGAAATATGTGCCACTGAACCGCTATGTTGGTATGTCCGGACAGAAATTCAGCGGAAATCTGTACATAGCCTGCGGCATCTCAGGCGCGGGCCAGCACTTGAAAGGGATTAAAGATGCCACAACCATCGTTGCCATCAACAACAATCCCAACGCACCCATTTTTAAGAACTGTGATTACGGTATTGTGGGCGATGTGCTGGAGGTTCTCCCGCTGCTCACCGCCGAACTGGATAATGGCGAGTCCAAGAAACCCGCGCCGCCCATGAAAAAGATGAAGCGGGCCGTTCCGAAAAAAGTGATCCCTACTTGGAAAACGTATGTCTGCAATGGCTGCGGCTACGAGTACGATCCTGCCGTGGGCGATCCTGACAGCGACATTCACCCCGGTACTCTCTTTGACGCGCTCCCTGAAGAATGGATTTGCCCGGAGTGCGGAGAAGAAAAAGACCAGTTCATAGAGGTTTGA
- a CDS encoding FprA family A-type flavoprotein, with amino-acid sequence MHCVRKVTENLFWVGANDRRLTLFENIHPIPRGVSYNSYLLLDKQTVLFDTVDWSACRQFLENIEAVLAGRQLDYLVINHMEPDHGASIEEVLLRYPKVKIISTEKAFMLMRQFGFHIDGRMEEVKEGDTKSFGKHVVTFVSAPMVHWPEAMVTFDTTNGVLFSADAFGSFGALDGKLFNDEVNFDRDWIDDARRYFTNIVGKYGPHVQALLKKAGTIDIKIICPLHGPVWRTDLGYFLDKYDKWSRYEPEEKGVMIVYASMYGNTESAASALASALAEKGMTNVVMYDVSNTQVSYLISETFRLSHVVLASVTYNLGIYPMMHNYLMDMKALNLQNRTFAIVENGSWACKSGILMREFLENEMKNMTVLDEKLTLNSAMNEDNLPEMDALADSIIGSMK; translated from the coding sequence ATGCATTGTGTTAGAAAAGTAACGGAAAATCTCTTTTGGGTGGGCGCCAATGACCGCCGCCTTACCCTTTTTGAGAATATCCATCCCATTCCCCGCGGTGTTTCCTATAACTCGTATCTGCTTCTGGATAAGCAGACCGTACTGTTTGATACGGTGGACTGGTCGGCCTGCCGTCAGTTCCTGGAAAATATAGAAGCAGTCCTTGCCGGCAGACAGCTGGATTATCTGGTGATCAACCATATGGAGCCGGACCACGGCGCGTCTATTGAGGAGGTTCTCCTGCGGTACCCAAAGGTCAAAATTATCAGTACCGAAAAGGCGTTCATGCTTATGCGTCAGTTCGGTTTCCATATTGACGGACGGATGGAGGAAGTCAAGGAGGGCGACACCAAATCCTTTGGCAAGCATGTGGTCACCTTCGTGTCCGCACCCATGGTGCACTGGCCGGAAGCGATGGTGACATTTGATACTACCAACGGGGTTCTTTTCTCCGCGGATGCCTTTGGCTCCTTCGGTGCTTTGGACGGCAAGCTTTTCAATGACGAGGTAAACTTTGACCGTGACTGGATCGACGATGCCCGGCGGTATTTCACCAACATCGTCGGTAAGTATGGGCCTCACGTTCAGGCTCTGCTGAAAAAAGCCGGCACAATCGACATTAAGATTATCTGCCCCCTGCACGGGCCGGTCTGGCGTACCGATCTGGGATACTTTTTGGACAAATACGACAAATGGAGCAGGTACGAGCCAGAGGAAAAGGGTGTCATGATTGTGTATGCCTCCATGTACGGCAATACCGAGAGCGCCGCGAGTGCCCTTGCTTCCGCCTTGGCAGAAAAAGGGATGACCAATGTAGTCATGTACGACGTATCCAACACCCAGGTATCATATTTGATTTCCGAGACTTTCCGTCTCAGCCACGTGGTGCTGGCCTCGGTCACCTACAATCTGGGGATTTATCCGATGATGCACAATTACCTGATGGACATGAAGGCGCTGAATCTGCAGAACCGTACTTTTGCCATCGTGGAAAACGGTTCCTGGGCGTGCAAATCCGGGATTCTGATGCGCGAGTTTCTGGAAAACGAAATGAAGAATATGACCGTTCTGGACGAGAAGCTTACGCTGAATTCCGCTATGAACGAGGATAATCTGCCGGAGATGGACGCTCTTGCAGATAGCATTATTGGGTCGATGAAGTGA
- a CDS encoding UvrD-helicase domain-containing protein, which produces MLNKSEIEEKEYLKVILAKLHEASQKLDQKMSNYSQEIQEKKRYIWDNISQFDSVEKAANRLSVHQAVDSAEDAAIEQRRIFKLIDSPYFGRIDFVRNDETGENSFYIGIHSFTNEENFEILIYDWRAPISSLFYDFEVGKAFFIAPIGKIDGEILLKRQYRIKNSVMEYMIESSININDDVLQKELSSTSDEKMKNIVATIQKEQNVIIRNDSSNVLIIQGVAGSGKTSIALHRVAFLLYKYKKTLNSKNILIISPNKVFADYISNVLPELGEEEILEIGFDEIAEKEIGAQYKFQTFYQQVSELIDEVDEAIVRRIKFKATIEFVNELNSFLEYVNAEYFTPSDINIDTVNIAKEYLMRRYTAYNKIPVQQRLELLAADIIESNRTRDGKMLKTYVSMKIKSSIQNMFKCKDALSLYKDFYDHIGKPEMFQLKQSGTLEFADVFPFLYTKIFFDGAENYHYVKHLLVDEMQDYTPIQYAVLSKLFKCKMTILGDSSQSVNPYSSSSLEEINKVFTEADCVELCKSYRSTFEITNFAQKIQKDKKLIPIERHGETPTITQCTGKADEIDKIKCAIHDFLKSNYSSLGIICKTQTQADEIYEATKGPGNKICLLDGESKEFKNGIIITPAFIAKGLEFDQVIIPFVCKETYKTDLDKSMLYIACTRAMHKLDLTYSGTITSLLQNNNSPK; this is translated from the coding sequence ATGTTAAATAAAAGTGAAATAGAAGAAAAAGAATACCTTAAAGTAATATTGGCTAAGCTTCATGAAGCATCGCAGAAATTGGATCAAAAGATGTCCAATTACTCACAGGAGATCCAAGAGAAAAAAAGATATATTTGGGACAATATTTCTCAATTTGATTCCGTTGAAAAGGCTGCAAATAGATTGTCTGTACATCAGGCGGTTGACTCCGCTGAGGATGCGGCTATAGAGCAGAGGCGGATTTTCAAACTAATCGATTCCCCCTATTTCGGAAGGATCGACTTCGTTCGAAATGATGAAACGGGTGAGAATTCTTTTTATATTGGAATTCATTCTTTTACTAATGAAGAAAACTTTGAAATCCTGATCTATGATTGGCGCGCTCCGATATCCAGTTTATTTTATGATTTTGAAGTAGGAAAAGCTTTTTTCATAGCCCCAATAGGAAAAATCGACGGTGAAATATTATTAAAAAGACAGTATAGAATTAAGAATAGTGTAATGGAATACATGATCGAGAGTTCGATCAATATCAATGATGATGTATTGCAAAAAGAGTTGAGCAGCACTTCGGATGAAAAGATGAAGAATATTGTTGCTACCATTCAAAAAGAACAAAATGTTATTATTAGAAATGACTCCTCGAATGTATTGATCATTCAAGGAGTCGCCGGTTCCGGCAAAACATCCATTGCTTTGCACAGGGTTGCCTTTTTACTGTATAAATATAAAAAAACACTGAATTCCAAAAATATCTTAATTATCTCACCAAACAAAGTATTCGCGGATTATATTTCGAATGTTTTGCCGGAGCTCGGCGAAGAGGAAATTTTAGAAATAGGCTTTGACGAAATAGCAGAGAAGGAAATTGGAGCACAATATAAATTTCAGACTTTTTATCAACAAGTATCCGAACTGATTGATGAGGTAGACGAAGCGATTGTCAGGCGCATAAAATTCAAAGCCACAATAGAGTTCGTAAATGAGCTGAATTCTTTTTTAGAATATGTGAATGCCGAATATTTTACTCCGTCGGATATCAATATTGACACGGTAAATATTGCGAAAGAGTATTTAATGCGGCGTTATACGGCATATAACAAAATACCGGTTCAACAAAGGTTGGAACTATTAGCTGCAGATATTATTGAAAGCAACAGAACCAGGGATGGAAAAATGTTGAAAACATATGTTTCCATGAAAATTAAATCTTCTATTCAAAATATGTTTAAATGTAAAGATGCATTATCTTTATATAAGGATTTTTATGATCATATCGGAAAGCCTGAAATGTTCCAATTAAAGCAATCAGGAACGCTCGAATTTGCGGATGTCTTTCCTTTTTTGTATACCAAAATATTTTTCGACGGAGCAGAGAATTATCATTACGTGAAGCATTTATTAGTCGATGAAATGCAGGATTATACGCCGATACAATATGCGGTACTGTCAAAACTGTTTAAATGCAAAATGACGATTTTAGGAGACAGCAGCCAATCCGTCAATCCCTATAGTTCCTCTTCACTTGAAGAAATAAATAAGGTTTTTACAGAGGCCGATTGTGTTGAGCTATGTAAAAGCTACCGCTCTACGTTTGAAATTACGAATTTTGCACAAAAAATACAAAAAGATAAAAAACTGATTCCGATTGAGCGACACGGAGAAACGCCGACAATAACCCAATGTACCGGCAAAGCGGATGAGATTGACAAGATCAAATGTGCCATCCATGATTTCTTGAAATCGAATTACAGCTCATTAGGGATTATTTGCAAGACACAGACGCAGGCAGATGAAATATATGAAGCGACAAAAGGCCCCGGCAATAAAATATGCTTATTAGATGGTGAAAGCAAAGAATTCAAGAACGGAATCATCATTACCCCAGCGTTTATTGCAAAAGGATTGGAGTTTGACCAAGTCATTATTCCATTTGTCTGCAAAGAAACCTATAAAACGGATTTAGATAAGAGTATGCTGTATATCGCATGTACCCGAGCAATGCATAAATTGGATTTGACCTATTCCGGCACAATAACATCTTTGCTGCAAAACAATAACAGTCCGAAGTAA
- a CDS encoding 2-dehydro-3-deoxygalactonokinase, translating to MDKYIITIDTGTTNTRVSLWDNQCNYIDTVKESVGVRDTAIDGNNNRLKSVLKGCIEKLTAEHGMAEKDILAILASGMITSNVGLIEIPHVVAPVDLAMLAAAAQKIVMEEISSVPIWFIPGIKNFGTPVTLDNFEMMDIMRGEEVESIAIIEKYYDGKSMLLVLPGSHTKFVSVNEKKQITGCLTSITGELLSAITYHTIIADAVGKNFINDETAYDREMTLQGYCTAQKCGMGRAAFSGRILNQFVIDDKNKIANFIVGAVVQNDILAIMNSSALHVSENTAVVIVGKYPFGPAIFDILKYDGYFKKVVCEVPEQVKPLSALGAFIVARERKII from the coding sequence ATGGACAAATATATTATTACGATTGATACTGGAACGACTAACACGCGTGTGTCGCTGTGGGACAATCAATGCAATTATATCGATACAGTCAAAGAATCCGTTGGGGTCCGTGATACGGCAATTGACGGGAATAACAACCGCTTAAAAAGTGTGTTAAAGGGTTGTATTGAAAAGCTGACAGCCGAACATGGCATGGCAGAAAAAGATATTCTGGCGATCCTTGCAAGCGGAATGATTACATCGAATGTCGGTCTAATTGAAATCCCGCATGTTGTTGCCCCGGTTGATCTCGCAATGCTTGCCGCGGCGGCACAAAAAATTGTAATGGAAGAAATCAGCTCAGTGCCGATTTGGTTTATCCCCGGTATTAAAAATTTCGGCACGCCTGTTACACTTGACAACTTTGAAATGATGGATATTATGCGTGGCGAAGAGGTTGAAAGCATTGCAATTATCGAAAAATACTATGATGGGAAGTCCATGCTGCTCGTCCTTCCCGGTTCCCACACGAAGTTTGTGTCAGTAAACGAGAAAAAGCAGATAACAGGCTGCCTGACTTCGATTACGGGGGAACTGCTTTCCGCAATTACTTATCACACAATTATTGCGGATGCTGTGGGAAAAAACTTCATCAATGATGAAACGGCGTACGATAGGGAGATGACGCTGCAGGGGTATTGCACGGCGCAGAAGTGCGGTATGGGCAGAGCAGCATTTTCCGGCCGCATACTGAATCAGTTCGTCATTGATGATAAGAATAAAATTGCTAATTTCATTGTCGGCGCCGTCGTGCAGAACGATATTCTTGCAATCATGAATTCCTCCGCGCTCCATGTGAGTGAAAACACCGCAGTGGTCATAGTTGGTAAATATCCGTTTGGACCGGCTATTTTCGATATTCTGAAATATGACGGTTACTTCAAAAAAGTCGTCTGTGAAGTTCCGGAGCAGGTTAAGCCGCTCTCTGCTCTGGGTGCTTTTATCGTAGCGCGGGAAAGAAAAATCATCTGA
- the dgoD gene encoding galactonate dehydratase — protein sequence MKIIQVNTYLVRPRWGFVEIVTDDSFFGWGEAVLEGHASTVLACVNEMSSYLIGADPRRIEDLWSTIYRAGFYRGGGVLMSALSGIDQALWDIKGKMFGAPVYELMGGACRDKVRVYSWIGGDRPSDVGIAAKEKKDAGFTAIKMNATEELQYLDSYDKIDAVLERVAAIRESCGKYFGIAIDFHGRVHKPMAKVLAKKLEEFDPMFIEEPVLCENMEYFPEIAAACNIPIATGERLFSKWDFKRLLQTGGVDIIQPDLSHAGGITEVKKIGAMAEAYDVALAPHCPLGPIALAACLNVDAICHNAVIQEQSIGIHYNVGRSVLDYVTNQDDFKFTEGCVSLPRLPGLGVEVNRELVIEENKNPHSWKNPVWHHQDGSVAEW from the coding sequence ATGAAAATCATTCAAGTGAACACCTATCTGGTACGCCCTCGCTGGGGATTCGTAGAAATTGTAACGGATGATAGCTTTTTCGGTTGGGGCGAAGCAGTTTTGGAAGGACACGCCTCTACCGTTCTGGCCTGCGTGAATGAAATGAGCAGCTATTTGATAGGGGCAGATCCCCGCCGGATTGAGGACCTGTGGAGTACGATTTACCGTGCCGGTTTTTACCGGGGCGGCGGCGTTCTGATGAGCGCGCTCTCCGGCATTGATCAGGCCCTTTGGGACATCAAGGGCAAGATGTTCGGCGCGCCTGTCTATGAGTTGATGGGCGGAGCCTGCCGTGACAAGGTGCGTGTTTACTCCTGGATCGGCGGCGACCGTCCGAGCGATGTAGGGATCGCCGCAAAGGAAAAGAAAGACGCCGGATTTACCGCCATCAAGATGAACGCCACCGAGGAGCTGCAGTATCTGGACAGCTACGATAAGATCGACGCAGTACTCGAACGTGTGGCTGCAATTCGTGAAAGCTGCGGAAAATATTTTGGCATCGCTATCGATTTCCATGGCCGCGTCCATAAGCCAATGGCTAAGGTGCTGGCCAAAAAGCTGGAGGAATTTGATCCGATGTTTATCGAGGAGCCGGTGCTCTGCGAAAACATGGAATATTTTCCCGAGATAGCTGCGGCTTGCAATATACCGATTGCGACCGGCGAGCGTCTGTTTTCCAAATGGGATTTTAAACGTCTGCTCCAGACGGGCGGCGTAGATATCATTCAGCCTGACCTTTCCCATGCAGGCGGTATCACTGAGGTTAAAAAGATCGGCGCTATGGCTGAAGCCTACGATGTGGCGCTTGCTCCCCACTGCCCGCTGGGGCCGATCGCGCTGGCAGCCTGCCTGAACGTGGATGCCATCTGCCACAATGCTGTCATTCAGGAACAGAGCATCGGCATCCATTATAACGTTGGCAGAAGCGTGTTGGATTATGTAACAAATCAGGATGATTTCAAGTTTACGGAAGGTTGTGTCAGTCTGCCTCGTCTGCCTGGACTGGGTGTTGAGGTTAACCGCGAATTGGTAATCGAAGAAAATAAAAATCCGCATTCGTGGAAGAATCCCGTGTGGCATCATCAGGATGGTTCAGTGGCCGAATGGTAA